The following are encoded in a window of Maylandia zebra isolate NMK-2024a linkage group LG5, Mzebra_GT3a, whole genome shotgun sequence genomic DNA:
- the LOC143418713 gene encoding uncharacterized protein LOC143418713, whose protein sequence is MASISSVRHIQDPRCSKEESSSWFNMAHLCTNTFHKAERSLQKYLSEHCDTSDLQSEAETQTSHKRKHKPNPLYTYSDSEDEQPTKKWFPQAPRVKIPDLTRAVNELREEVRAIRNTGCNESVDAGVLPLDLPLHNIEELNNAEPALQSQEANKAMVRRFALIGRTTLEVRVRRVMAYAITNELASVLNWAGKKTKDQTKQKMAFKDTALCKCIFDGLTQQLGANSMSEFVFAQAVQKWLRYAPDRLGGAGRTSCIPIPE, encoded by the exons ATGGCCTCCATATCCTCTGTGAGACACATTCAGGATCCACGATGCAGTAAAGAGGAGAGTTCATCCTGGTTCAACATGGCTCACCTATGCACCA ACACATTTCACAAAGCAGAACGCAGTCTTCAGAAATATCTAAGTGAACACTGTGATACGTCTGACCTTCAGTCCGAAGCTGAAACTCAGACCAGTCATAAAAGAAAGCAcaa accaAATCCCCTGTACACATATAGTGACTCAGAGGATGAGCAGCCCACAAAGAAATGGTTTCCCCAGGCCCCTCGAGTGAAAATACCAG ACCTGACGAGAGCTGTTAACGAACTCCGTGAGGAGGTCAGAGCCATCCGCAATACCGGCTGCAATGAATCGGTAGATGCTGGGGTACTGCCTCTGGATTTGCCCTTGCACAACATTGAGGAGCTAAACAATGCAGAGCCAGCTCTTCAATCACAAGAGGCAAATAAGGCAATG GTGAGACGCTTTGCCTTGATTGGAAGGACCACACTGGAGGTGCGAGTCCGCCGTGTAATGGCTTATGCCATTACAAACGAGCTGGCCTCGGTACTAAACTGGGCAGGGAAAAAAACCAAGGACCAGACAAAGcaaaaaatggcatttaaagaTACAGCGCTCTGCAAATGCATATTTG ATGGCCTGACGCAGCAGTTAGGGGCAAACTCTATGTCCGAGTTTGTCTTTGCGCAAGCAGTGCAGAAATGGCTCCGATACGCCCCAGATCGTTTGGGTGGTGCAGGACGCACATCATGCATCCCCATCCCAGAGTAA